From a region of the Latilactobacillus sakei genome:
- a CDS encoding amino acid permease codes for MQQLKRFFIGKPLKSSDEGNQKLGRFKALAMLSSDALSSVAYGTEEIVVVLTTLSAAAIWYSIPIAAFVLVLLISLTLSYRQVIHAYPGGGGAYVVSSENLGKNAGLAAGGSLLVDYMLTVAVSISAGAEAITSAIPAMYGHQVGISFAIVIILMAMNLRGMRESASFLMVPVYLFVLMMTLMIIVGCYKIFTGAIPFHATATVGAVVPGISMALIFRAFSSGSSSLTGVEAISNAVPFFKKPRATNAAETLAIMAAILGFFFAGITFLNYWYGIVPMEKVTVLSQVAQHTFGKGFLFYIVQFATAFILAVAANTGFSAFPVLAYNLAKDKYMPHMYMDRGDRLGYSNGIITLAIGSMALIFIFNGDTSRLIPLYAVGVFIPFTLSQSGMLRKWWVERPKNWFGKSIANFVGALISFAILIILFVYRLPDIWPFFIIMPVMIWIFYKIHDHYKKVARQLRVSAKDAVLHDYDGSTVIVLVSNVTQVTRGALDYAQSIGDYVIAMHVSTDENPEKEREIQAEFKADFPNVRFVDVHSSYRSIQKPIVRFVDIVSKNAQKRNFTTTVLVPQFVPRKPWQNILHNQSSLRLRTAFASRENIIISTYSYHLKH; via the coding sequence ATGCAACAGTTAAAACGTTTTTTCATCGGGAAACCATTGAAATCTTCCGATGAAGGAAACCAGAAATTAGGGCGCTTCAAGGCCTTGGCGATGTTGTCCTCTGATGCATTATCATCAGTTGCATACGGGACCGAAGAAATCGTTGTTGTTTTAACGACCCTTTCTGCAGCAGCAATTTGGTATTCAATTCCAATTGCGGCATTCGTATTGGTGTTATTGATTTCTTTAACGCTCTCTTATCGACAAGTTATCCACGCTTATCCAGGTGGTGGGGGTGCTTATGTTGTTTCCAGTGAAAACTTGGGGAAGAATGCCGGCTTAGCCGCAGGTGGTTCTTTACTTGTGGATTATATGTTAACCGTTGCGGTTAGTATTTCAGCGGGTGCTGAGGCGATTACCTCAGCGATTCCAGCGATGTATGGGCATCAAGTCGGCATTTCATTTGCCATTGTGATTATTTTAATGGCGATGAATCTTCGGGGGATGCGTGAATCAGCGTCATTCTTGATGGTGCCGGTTTACCTGTTTGTCTTGATGATGACCTTGATGATTATTGTCGGGTGTTACAAGATTTTCACAGGGGCGATTCCATTCCACGCAACGGCAACCGTTGGGGCTGTTGTGCCGGGGATTTCGATGGCGTTGATTTTTAGAGCTTTCTCATCTGGTTCATCTTCATTAACCGGGGTCGAAGCGATTAGTAATGCGGTACCGTTTTTTAAGAAACCACGGGCCACAAATGCTGCCGAAACATTAGCAATCATGGCTGCTATTTTAGGGTTCTTCTTTGCCGGAATTACCTTCTTGAACTATTGGTACGGGATTGTCCCAATGGAAAAAGTAACGGTCTTATCACAAGTTGCCCAACATACTTTTGGTAAAGGATTCTTATTCTATATCGTTCAATTCGCAACGGCCTTCATTTTAGCTGTTGCTGCTAATACTGGGTTCTCAGCTTTCCCAGTGCTAGCTTATAACTTAGCAAAAGATAAATATATGCCACATATGTATATGGATCGTGGCGATCGTTTGGGTTATTCAAACGGAATTATCACATTAGCAATCGGGTCAATGGCTTTGATTTTCATCTTTAACGGTGATACATCACGATTGATTCCGTTATACGCCGTTGGGGTGTTCATTCCATTTACACTTTCCCAATCAGGGATGTTACGTAAATGGTGGGTTGAACGGCCTAAGAATTGGTTTGGTAAATCAATTGCGAACTTTGTGGGTGCCTTGATTTCATTTGCCATTTTAATTATCTTATTTGTTTATCGCTTACCTGATATCTGGCCATTTTTCATCATCATGCCAGTAATGATTTGGATTTTCTACAAGATTCACGATCATTATAAGAAGGTTGCACGTCAATTAAGAGTGAGTGCCAAAGATGCTGTCTTACATGATTATGATGGCTCAACAGTCATTGTTTTGGTCAGCAATGTCACCCAAGTAACCCGTGGGGCGCTTGATTACGCACAATCAATTGGGGATTACGTCATTGCGATGCATGTTTCGACCGATGAAAATCCAGAAAAAGAACGTGAAATCCAAGCTGAATTTAAGGCTGATTTCCCGAACGTCCGCTTTGTCGATGTGCATTCATCATACCGCTCAATTCAAAAACCAATTGTTCGTTTTGTGGACATTGTTAGCAAGAATGCCCAAAAACGGAACTTCACGACCACGGTCTTGGTACCACAATTTGTGCCAAGAAAACCATGGCAAAATATTTTGCATAACCAATCAAGTTTACGCTTAAGAACAGCCTTTGCCAGCCGTGAAAACATCATTATCTCAACATACAGTTACCACTTGAAACACTAA
- a CDS encoding TIGR00282 family metallophosphoesterase, with the protein MRILFIGDTVGTMGQKMVNEYLPLLKQQYKPQVTIINGENIADGKGMTQKDYKNLLQAGADAITMGNHTWNKRDILDFIDDAKKLVRPANFPKGTPGQGMTMINVNQAKLAVINLQGRALMGELLEDPFAMLDDMVAQVSKETNCIFVDFHAETTSEKLALAWYLDGRISALVGTHTHVQTNDARVLPDGTAVLTDAGMTGPYNGILGVKREKIISRFMTQRPERFELVTEGPGQLNGCLIEIDDQTGHAKSIKPIHISPDHPFGSRF; encoded by the coding sequence ATGCGAATATTATTTATTGGTGACACAGTTGGCACAATGGGACAAAAAATGGTGAACGAATATTTACCACTTTTGAAACAACAATATAAACCACAGGTTACCATTATCAATGGCGAAAACATCGCTGATGGTAAGGGAATGACACAAAAGGATTACAAGAACTTATTGCAAGCCGGTGCGGATGCCATTACGATGGGGAACCATACTTGGAATAAGCGGGATATCTTGGACTTTATCGACGATGCTAAAAAGTTAGTACGACCAGCTAATTTTCCTAAGGGAACACCGGGGCAAGGTATGACGATGATTAACGTTAACCAAGCTAAATTAGCCGTCATTAACTTGCAAGGCCGCGCATTGATGGGTGAATTATTGGAAGATCCATTTGCAATGTTAGATGACATGGTGGCCCAAGTCAGCAAGGAAACCAATTGTATTTTTGTCGATTTTCATGCTGAAACAACGAGTGAAAAATTGGCATTAGCTTGGTATTTAGATGGTCGGATTTCAGCGTTAGTCGGGACGCATACGCATGTGCAAACAAATGATGCCCGTGTCTTACCAGACGGGACGGCAGTGTTAACGGATGCCGGGATGACAGGTCCTTATAACGGGATTCTTGGGGTGAAACGCGAAAAAATTATTTCACGGTTTATGACGCAACGCCCAGAACGATTTGAACTAGTGACCGAAGGACCTGGTCAATTGAATGGTTGTTTAATTGAAATCGATGATCAAACGGGTCATGCCAAATCAATCAAACCCATCCATATTTCACCAGATCATCCATTTGGATCACGCTTTTAA